A window of the Brassica napus cultivar Da-Ae chromosome A2, Da-Ae, whole genome shotgun sequence genome harbors these coding sequences:
- the LOC106407265 gene encoding COP1-interacting protein 7 isoform X3, with product MKSSTRLDSVVFQLTPTRTRCDLLIIDNGKAEKIATGLLDPFLAHLKTAQDQVSKGGYSIVLKPKDSDNAAWFTKATIQRFVRFVSNPDVLERVYTLETEIMQMREAIGIQHISEVALTVQVEDDNLRAKRAESTQGNRPLLKFNEEKAIVLYEPDSHPKQANTSDENSKVQVLKVLETRKKVLQKEQGMAFARAVAAGFQVDDMLPLISFAKSFGASRLMDACLKFMDLWKKKHESGQWLEIEATQPNISPKNASGTMLANAANMRRNSWPGTPENNNDVKSPTNVNKEHVQGQHPQPMYAPWPVHSPPGTFPVFQGYTMQGMPYYPYPSPYPSTDDSRRSSGQRKAKKHHSSCSEDSSGSEEDQGREKGKSGRRRKSGKVVIRNINYINSKKKDHSGTESDAEEGAIVVECYNVGKERETKGTEADTGDWQAFQTLLLQDADREERTVDHMMEKDRQGTWKYDDPLALDKREAEERYQERDTQNGTVTRRIRGSSDSFMVHQRENGFENPSDPLNLNGFDNPGNGLDKRSSSVNMDDDSYIVTREAGSSTRNALDIGPEISSYHQADGSERNKISYEPHDLSLMPERETEKLSAGYDPALDFVGSKALKKKNNKEAGVTKRDPTTRLSNDAADKRKASGVIRKGRPTKMSPLDEARARADKLRNFKADLLIIKKEKEEEERKRIEGLKIARQKRIAAKSNSTVVGQSQLSAQQTRKNLSNRFSPGAPRASKFSDTEPGSLSSPLQRRLPIRSASLGSNEPQKVPKNSKLSSGSKSTGNRLTRSISPLPPSKRENIASSNRLTRSTSPLPLYKRETRISLDSQNESVSRTRPKMGSAPSSAVRSLHMAGSRLTRSISPLPLSKRETRVSLDSQNKSVSRTRRLSEPKTGNNSAPGSAVRSLRTIASKKASDAPETKKISAIVNYDIAKIASLPELKIKAPKGPNNVLVKGAEKIKSSAFEIEPFGNKNKPLSQNAVDETPVIEKTVVMVLPSSARSISAAQTEESKLVPGYSTIYDCCPSAGADKKAVETMQESGNDLVLIRPETLSDLITETPKFLTVQNVVEKPYEAPHARVSSLEVPGNSVCSQAPGPSCHSNETAQETVKALAAEKKMSEALEKSQSKESATKGLRKLLKFGKKSRSSSTGKYHTKSNSAAAVSSNKDHESAVTAATTSEAFTLKNLISQDETPTAATASQKSSRHFSLLSPFKNKKRVS from the exons ATGAAATCTTCGACCAGGCTTGATTCAGTTGTGTTTCAGCTCACTCCCACTCGAACCCG GTGTGATCTGTTGATAATAGATAATGGAAAGGCTGAGAAGATAGCTACAGGGTTGCTTGATCCTTTTCTCGCTCACTTGAAGACTGCACAAGATCAAGTTTCTAAAGGTGGCTACTCCATTGTTCTCAAGCCTAAGGATAGTGACAATGCGGCTTGGTTCACTAAAGCAACAATTCAAAG GTTTGTTCGCTTTGTGAGCAATCCGGATGTCCTAGAACGTGTTTACACTTTAGAAACTGAGATCATGCAGATGAGGGAAGCAATTGGTATCCAGCACATCTCTGAAGTAGCATTAACTGTT CAGGTGGAAGACGACAATCTACGAGCAAAAAGAGCAGAGAGTACACAAG GTAATAGGCCATTGCTAAAGTTCAACGAGGAGAAAGCCATTGTCCTTTACGAG CCAGATTCACATCCAAAGCAAGCAAACACATCAGATGAAAACTCTAA AGTTCAAGTTCTGAAAGTTCTGGAGACAAGGAAGAAAGTGTTGCAGAAAGAACAGGGAATGGCATTTGCACGTGCCGTGGCAGCCGGTTTCCAAGTTGATGATATGCTTCCTCTTATATCTTTCGCCAAATCCTTTGGAGCCTCACGTTTGAT GGATGCCTGCTTAAAATTCATGGACTTGTGGAAGAAAAAGCACGAATCTGGTCAGTGGCTTGAAATCGAAGCAACACAGCCAAACATCTCTCCAAAGAACGCCTCAGGGACTATGTTGGCAAATGCTGCTAATATGCGTAGGAACTCGTGGCCTGGGACACCTGAAAATAATAATG atGTGAAGTCTCCTACAAATGTAAATAAAGAACATGTGCAAGGGCAGCATCCACAGCCTATGTATGCACCATGGCCAGTTCACTCTCCGCCCGGGACTTTTCCAGTGTTTCAAGGATATACAATGCAGGGCATGCCTTACTATCCATATCCATCACCCTATCCCTCTACGGATGATTCTAGGCGTAGCTCTGGCCAAAGAAAGGCTAAGAAACATCACTCATCTTGTAGCGAGGACTCCTCCGGATCAGAAGAAGATCAGGGCAGAGAGAAAGGAAAATCAGGTAGGAGAAGGAAATCAGGGAAGGTGGTGATTCGGAATATAAACTACATTAATTCGAAGAAGAAAGATCATTCAGGAACAGAATCTGATGCTGAAGAAGGGGCGATAGTAGTAGAATGTTACAATGTTGGtaaagagagagaaacaaaaggGACAGAGGCTGACACTGGGGATTGGCAGGCCTTTCAAACTTTATTGTTGCAAGATGCTGATAGAGAAGAACGTACCGTTGACCACATGATGGAGAAGGATAGGCAAGGTACATGGAAATATGATGATCCTTTGGCTCTTGACAAACGTGAAGCAGAAGAAAGATATCAAGAAAGGGATACTCAAAATGGAACTGTGACTCGTAGAATTAGGGGATCTAGTGACTCTTTTATGGTTCACCAGAGAGAAAATGGTTTTGAGAATCCTTCTGATCCTCTCAACTTGAATggttttgataatccagggaaTGGTCTGGATAAAAGATCATCATCAGTTAACATGGATGATGATTCTTATATTGTTACTCGGGAAGCTGGAAGCAGTACTCGAAATGCTTTAGACATTGGACCAGAGATCTCTTCGTACCACCAAGCTGATGGAAGTGAAAGAAACAAGATCAGTTATGAGCCTCATGATCTGAGTCTGATGCCAGAGCGAGAAACAGAGAAGTTATCAGCTGGCTATGATCCTGCACTAGATTTTGTTGGTTCCAAAGctttaaagaaaaagaataacaaGGAAGCTGGAGTTACAAAGAGAGATCCAACAACAAGACTGTCTAATGATGCTGCAGATAAGAGGAAGGCTTCAGGGGTAATACGGAAAGGAAGACCCACAAAGATGAGTCCTTTAGATGAAGCAAGAGCACGAGCTGATAAGCTTAGAAATTTCAAAGCTGATCTTCTGATCATCAAAAAGGAAAAG gaagaggaagagaggaaACGCATCGAAGGTCTGAAAATAGCAAGACAGAAGAGGATTGCTGCTAAAAGCAACTCAACTGTAGTAGGCCAGTCACAGTTATCTGCTcaacaaacaagaaaaaatttGTCAAACAGATTTTCTCCTGGCGCTCCTAGAGCCTCTAAGTTTAGCGACACAGAACCAGGATCATTATCATCACCTCTTCAACGCCGTCTTCCTATAAGAAGTGCTTCTTTAGGCTCAAATGAACCTCAGAAAGTTCCGAAGAATAGTAAACTGAGTTCTGGAAGTAAGTCAACAGGTAACAGGCTAACAAGATCAATATCACCGCTACCTCCATCTAAGAGAGAAAACATAGCATCAAGTAACAGGCTAACAAGGTCGACATCACCGTTACCTCTTTATAAGAGAGAAACCAGAATCAGTCTTGATAGTCAGAACGAGTCTGTTTCAAGGACAAGACCCAAAATGGGTAGTGCACCAAGTTCTGCAGTGAGGTCACTGCACATGGCAGGAAGTAGGCTAACAAGGTCGATATCACCATTACCTCTCTCTAAGAGAGAAACCAGAGTTAGTCTTGATAGTCAGAACAAGTCAGTTTCAAGGACAAGACGATTATCAGAACCTAAAACGGGTAATAATAGTGCACCAGGTTCTGCAGTGAGGTCACTGCGCACAATAGCATCCAAAAAAGCATCTGATGCTCCGGAGACAAAGAAAATATCTGCCATTGTTAACTATGATATAGCGAAAATCGCCTCTCTTCCAGAGCTGAAGATAAAAGCACCAAAAGGTCCTAACAATGTTCTAGTGAAAGGAGCAGAGAAAATTAAATCTTCAGCTTTTGAGATTGAACCATTTGGTAACAAGAACAAACCCTTGTCCCAAAATGCTGTTGATGAAACTCCAGTGATTGAGAAGACAGTGGTGATGGTGTTGCCAAGTTCAGCTCGAAGTATAAGTGCAGCTCAGACGGAGGAGTCCAAGTTAGTCCCTGGATACTCCACCATCTATGACTGTTGTCCTTCTGCAGGAGCTGATAAGAAAGCTGTTGAAACAATGCAGGAGAGTGGCAATGATCTGGTCTTA ATTAGACCGGAAACTCTGAGTGACTTGATAACAGAAACACCAAAGTTTCTGACAGTTCAAAATGTTGTTGAGAAACCATATGAAGCTCCCCATGCTCGGGTTTCTTCGTTAGAAGTTCCAGGTAACTCAGTGTGTTCCCAAGCACCTGGACCAAGCTGTCATTCAAATGAAACAGCGCAAGAAACTGTCAAAGCTCTTGCAGCGGAGAAGAAGATGAGTGAGGCCTTGGAGAAATCTCAATCAAAGGAGTCAGCAACAAAAGGGCTTAGAAAACTGTTGAAATTTGGAAAAAAGAGTCGGTCTTCGTCTACAGGTAAATACCATACCAAGTCTAATAGTGCTGCTGCTGTCAGTAGCAACAAGGATCATGAATCAGCTGTAACTGCTGCTACGACAAGTGAAG CTTTTACACTGAAGAATCTCATATCTCAAGATGAAACACCTACAGCAGCAACTGCTTCACAGAAAT CTTCTCGCCATTTTTCATTGCTCTCTCCCttcaagaacaagaagagaGTATCATGA
- the LOC106407265 gene encoding COP1-interacting protein 7 isoform X4: MKSSTRLDSVVFQLTPTRTRCDLLIIDNGKAEKIATGLLDPFLAHLKTAQDQVSKGGYSIVLKPKDSDNAAWFTKATIQRFVRFVSNPDVLERVYTLETEIMQMREAIGIQHISEVALTVVEDDNLRAKRAESTQGNRPLLKFNEEKAIVLYEPDSHPKQANTSDENSKVQVLKVLETRKKVLQKEQGMAFARAVAAGFQVDDMLPLISFAKSFGASRLMDACLKFMDLWKKKHESGQWLEIEATQPNISPKNASGTMLANAANMRRNSWPGTPENNNDVKSPTNVNKEHVQGQHPQPMYAPWPVHSPPGTFPVFQGYTMQGMPYYPYPSPYPSTDDSRRSSGQRKAKKHHSSCSEDSSGSEEDQGREKGKSGRRRKSGKVVIRNINYINSKKKDHSGTESDAEEGAIVVECYNVGKERETKGTEADTGDWQAFQTLLLQDADREERTVDHMMEKDRQGTWKYDDPLALDKREAEERYQERDTQNGTVTRRIRGSSDSFMVHQRENGFENPSDPLNLNGFDNPGNGLDKRSSSVNMDDDSYIVTREAGSSTRNALDIGPEISSYHQADGSERNKISYEPHDLSLMPERETEKLSAGYDPALDFVGSKALKKKNNKEAGVTKRDPTTRLSNDAADKRKASGVIRKGRPTKMSPLDEARARADKLRNFKADLLIIKKEKEEEERKRIEGLKIARQKRIAAKSNSTVVGQSQLSAQQTRKNLSNRFSPGAPRASKFSDTEPGSLSSPLQRRLPIRSASLGSNEPQKVPKNSKLSSGSKSTGNRLTRSISPLPPSKRENIASSNRLTRSTSPLPLYKRETRISLDSQNESVSRTRPKMGSAPSSAVRSLHMAGSRLTRSISPLPLSKRETRVSLDSQNKSVSRTRRLSEPKTGNNSAPGSAVRSLRTIASKKASDAPETKKISAIVNYDIAKIASLPELKIKAPKGPNNVLVKGAEKIKSSAFEIEPFGNKNKPLSQNAVDETPVIEKTVVMVLPSSARSISAAQTEESKLVPGYSTIYDCCPSAGADKKAVETMQESGNDLVLIRPETLSDLITETPKFLTVQNVVEKPYEAPHARVSSLEVPGNSVCSQAPGPSCHSNETAQETVKALAAEKKMSEALEKSQSKESATKGLRKLLKFGKKSRSSSTGKYHTKSNSAAAVSSNKDHESAVTAATTSEAFTLKNLISQDETPTAATASQKSSRHFSLLSPFKNKKRVS; this comes from the exons ATGAAATCTTCGACCAGGCTTGATTCAGTTGTGTTTCAGCTCACTCCCACTCGAACCCG GTGTGATCTGTTGATAATAGATAATGGAAAGGCTGAGAAGATAGCTACAGGGTTGCTTGATCCTTTTCTCGCTCACTTGAAGACTGCACAAGATCAAGTTTCTAAAGGTGGCTACTCCATTGTTCTCAAGCCTAAGGATAGTGACAATGCGGCTTGGTTCACTAAAGCAACAATTCAAAG GTTTGTTCGCTTTGTGAGCAATCCGGATGTCCTAGAACGTGTTTACACTTTAGAAACTGAGATCATGCAGATGAGGGAAGCAATTGGTATCCAGCACATCTCTGAAGTAGCATTAACTGTT GTGGAAGACGACAATCTACGAGCAAAAAGAGCAGAGAGTACACAAG GTAATAGGCCATTGCTAAAGTTCAACGAGGAGAAAGCCATTGTCCTTTACGAG CCAGATTCACATCCAAAGCAAGCAAACACATCAGATGAAAACTCTAA AGTTCAAGTTCTGAAAGTTCTGGAGACAAGGAAGAAAGTGTTGCAGAAAGAACAGGGAATGGCATTTGCACGTGCCGTGGCAGCCGGTTTCCAAGTTGATGATATGCTTCCTCTTATATCTTTCGCCAAATCCTTTGGAGCCTCACGTTTGAT GGATGCCTGCTTAAAATTCATGGACTTGTGGAAGAAAAAGCACGAATCTGGTCAGTGGCTTGAAATCGAAGCAACACAGCCAAACATCTCTCCAAAGAACGCCTCAGGGACTATGTTGGCAAATGCTGCTAATATGCGTAGGAACTCGTGGCCTGGGACACCTGAAAATAATAATG atGTGAAGTCTCCTACAAATGTAAATAAAGAACATGTGCAAGGGCAGCATCCACAGCCTATGTATGCACCATGGCCAGTTCACTCTCCGCCCGGGACTTTTCCAGTGTTTCAAGGATATACAATGCAGGGCATGCCTTACTATCCATATCCATCACCCTATCCCTCTACGGATGATTCTAGGCGTAGCTCTGGCCAAAGAAAGGCTAAGAAACATCACTCATCTTGTAGCGAGGACTCCTCCGGATCAGAAGAAGATCAGGGCAGAGAGAAAGGAAAATCAGGTAGGAGAAGGAAATCAGGGAAGGTGGTGATTCGGAATATAAACTACATTAATTCGAAGAAGAAAGATCATTCAGGAACAGAATCTGATGCTGAAGAAGGGGCGATAGTAGTAGAATGTTACAATGTTGGtaaagagagagaaacaaaaggGACAGAGGCTGACACTGGGGATTGGCAGGCCTTTCAAACTTTATTGTTGCAAGATGCTGATAGAGAAGAACGTACCGTTGACCACATGATGGAGAAGGATAGGCAAGGTACATGGAAATATGATGATCCTTTGGCTCTTGACAAACGTGAAGCAGAAGAAAGATATCAAGAAAGGGATACTCAAAATGGAACTGTGACTCGTAGAATTAGGGGATCTAGTGACTCTTTTATGGTTCACCAGAGAGAAAATGGTTTTGAGAATCCTTCTGATCCTCTCAACTTGAATggttttgataatccagggaaTGGTCTGGATAAAAGATCATCATCAGTTAACATGGATGATGATTCTTATATTGTTACTCGGGAAGCTGGAAGCAGTACTCGAAATGCTTTAGACATTGGACCAGAGATCTCTTCGTACCACCAAGCTGATGGAAGTGAAAGAAACAAGATCAGTTATGAGCCTCATGATCTGAGTCTGATGCCAGAGCGAGAAACAGAGAAGTTATCAGCTGGCTATGATCCTGCACTAGATTTTGTTGGTTCCAAAGctttaaagaaaaagaataacaaGGAAGCTGGAGTTACAAAGAGAGATCCAACAACAAGACTGTCTAATGATGCTGCAGATAAGAGGAAGGCTTCAGGGGTAATACGGAAAGGAAGACCCACAAAGATGAGTCCTTTAGATGAAGCAAGAGCACGAGCTGATAAGCTTAGAAATTTCAAAGCTGATCTTCTGATCATCAAAAAGGAAAAG gaagaggaagagaggaaACGCATCGAAGGTCTGAAAATAGCAAGACAGAAGAGGATTGCTGCTAAAAGCAACTCAACTGTAGTAGGCCAGTCACAGTTATCTGCTcaacaaacaagaaaaaatttGTCAAACAGATTTTCTCCTGGCGCTCCTAGAGCCTCTAAGTTTAGCGACACAGAACCAGGATCATTATCATCACCTCTTCAACGCCGTCTTCCTATAAGAAGTGCTTCTTTAGGCTCAAATGAACCTCAGAAAGTTCCGAAGAATAGTAAACTGAGTTCTGGAAGTAAGTCAACAGGTAACAGGCTAACAAGATCAATATCACCGCTACCTCCATCTAAGAGAGAAAACATAGCATCAAGTAACAGGCTAACAAGGTCGACATCACCGTTACCTCTTTATAAGAGAGAAACCAGAATCAGTCTTGATAGTCAGAACGAGTCTGTTTCAAGGACAAGACCCAAAATGGGTAGTGCACCAAGTTCTGCAGTGAGGTCACTGCACATGGCAGGAAGTAGGCTAACAAGGTCGATATCACCATTACCTCTCTCTAAGAGAGAAACCAGAGTTAGTCTTGATAGTCAGAACAAGTCAGTTTCAAGGACAAGACGATTATCAGAACCTAAAACGGGTAATAATAGTGCACCAGGTTCTGCAGTGAGGTCACTGCGCACAATAGCATCCAAAAAAGCATCTGATGCTCCGGAGACAAAGAAAATATCTGCCATTGTTAACTATGATATAGCGAAAATCGCCTCTCTTCCAGAGCTGAAGATAAAAGCACCAAAAGGTCCTAACAATGTTCTAGTGAAAGGAGCAGAGAAAATTAAATCTTCAGCTTTTGAGATTGAACCATTTGGTAACAAGAACAAACCCTTGTCCCAAAATGCTGTTGATGAAACTCCAGTGATTGAGAAGACAGTGGTGATGGTGTTGCCAAGTTCAGCTCGAAGTATAAGTGCAGCTCAGACGGAGGAGTCCAAGTTAGTCCCTGGATACTCCACCATCTATGACTGTTGTCCTTCTGCAGGAGCTGATAAGAAAGCTGTTGAAACAATGCAGGAGAGTGGCAATGATCTGGTCTTA ATTAGACCGGAAACTCTGAGTGACTTGATAACAGAAACACCAAAGTTTCTGACAGTTCAAAATGTTGTTGAGAAACCATATGAAGCTCCCCATGCTCGGGTTTCTTCGTTAGAAGTTCCAGGTAACTCAGTGTGTTCCCAAGCACCTGGACCAAGCTGTCATTCAAATGAAACAGCGCAAGAAACTGTCAAAGCTCTTGCAGCGGAGAAGAAGATGAGTGAGGCCTTGGAGAAATCTCAATCAAAGGAGTCAGCAACAAAAGGGCTTAGAAAACTGTTGAAATTTGGAAAAAAGAGTCGGTCTTCGTCTACAGGTAAATACCATACCAAGTCTAATAGTGCTGCTGCTGTCAGTAGCAACAAGGATCATGAATCAGCTGTAACTGCTGCTACGACAAGTGAAG CTTTTACACTGAAGAATCTCATATCTCAAGATGAAACACCTACAGCAGCAACTGCTTCACAGAAAT CTTCTCGCCATTTTTCATTGCTCTCTCCCttcaagaacaagaagagaGTATCATGA
- the LOC106407265 gene encoding COP1-interacting protein 7 isoform X6 encodes MAFARAVAAGFQVDDMLPLISFAKSFGASRLMDACLKFMDLWKKKHESGQWLEIEATQPNISPKNASGTMLANAANMRRNSWPGTPENNNDVKSPTNVNKEHVQGQHPQPMYAPWPVHSPPGTFPVFQGYTMQGMPYYPYPSPYPSTDDSRRSSGQRKAKKHHSSCSEDSSGSEEDQGREKGKSGRRRKSGKVVIRNINYINSKKKDHSGTESDAEEGAIVVECYNVGKERETKGTEADTGDWQAFQTLLLQDADREERTVDHMMEKDRQGTWKYDDPLALDKREAEERYQERDTQNGTVTRRIRGSSDSFMVHQRENGFENPSDPLNLNGFDNPGNGLDKRSSSVNMDDDSYIVTREAGSSTRNALDIGPEISSYHQADGSERNKISYEPHDLSLMPERETEKLSAGYDPALDFVGSKALKKKNNKEAGVTKRDPTTRLSNDAADKRKASGVIRKGRPTKMSPLDEARARADKLRNFKADLLIIKKEKEEEERKRIEGLKIARQKRIAAKSNSTVVGQSQLSAQQTRKNLSNRFSPGAPRASKFSDTEPGSLSSPLQRRLPIRSASLGSNEPQKVPKNSKLSSGSKSTGNRLTRSISPLPPSKRENIASSNRLTRSTSPLPLYKRETRISLDSQNESVSRTRPKMGSAPSSAVRSLHMAGSRLTRSISPLPLSKRETRVSLDSQNKSVSRTRRLSEPKTGNNSAPGSAVRSLRTIASKKASDAPETKKISAIVNYDIAKIASLPELKIKAPKGPNNVLVKGAEKIKSSAFEIEPFGNKNKPLSQNAVDETPVIEKTVVMVLPSSARSISAAQTEESKLVPGYSTIYDCCPSAGADKKAVETMQESGNDLVLIRPETLSDLITETPKFLTVQNVVEKPYEAPHARVSSLEVPGNSVCSQAPGPSCHSNETAQETVKALAAEKKMSEALEKSQSKESATKGLRKLLKFGKKSRSSSTGKYHTKSNSAAAVSSNKDHESAVTAATTSEAFTLKNLISQDETPTAATASQKSSRHFSLLSPFKNKKRVS; translated from the exons ATGGCATTTGCACGTGCCGTGGCAGCCGGTTTCCAAGTTGATGATATGCTTCCTCTTATATCTTTCGCCAAATCCTTTGGAGCCTCACGTTTGAT GGATGCCTGCTTAAAATTCATGGACTTGTGGAAGAAAAAGCACGAATCTGGTCAGTGGCTTGAAATCGAAGCAACACAGCCAAACATCTCTCCAAAGAACGCCTCAGGGACTATGTTGGCAAATGCTGCTAATATGCGTAGGAACTCGTGGCCTGGGACACCTGAAAATAATAATG atGTGAAGTCTCCTACAAATGTAAATAAAGAACATGTGCAAGGGCAGCATCCACAGCCTATGTATGCACCATGGCCAGTTCACTCTCCGCCCGGGACTTTTCCAGTGTTTCAAGGATATACAATGCAGGGCATGCCTTACTATCCATATCCATCACCCTATCCCTCTACGGATGATTCTAGGCGTAGCTCTGGCCAAAGAAAGGCTAAGAAACATCACTCATCTTGTAGCGAGGACTCCTCCGGATCAGAAGAAGATCAGGGCAGAGAGAAAGGAAAATCAGGTAGGAGAAGGAAATCAGGGAAGGTGGTGATTCGGAATATAAACTACATTAATTCGAAGAAGAAAGATCATTCAGGAACAGAATCTGATGCTGAAGAAGGGGCGATAGTAGTAGAATGTTACAATGTTGGtaaagagagagaaacaaaaggGACAGAGGCTGACACTGGGGATTGGCAGGCCTTTCAAACTTTATTGTTGCAAGATGCTGATAGAGAAGAACGTACCGTTGACCACATGATGGAGAAGGATAGGCAAGGTACATGGAAATATGATGATCCTTTGGCTCTTGACAAACGTGAAGCAGAAGAAAGATATCAAGAAAGGGATACTCAAAATGGAACTGTGACTCGTAGAATTAGGGGATCTAGTGACTCTTTTATGGTTCACCAGAGAGAAAATGGTTTTGAGAATCCTTCTGATCCTCTCAACTTGAATggttttgataatccagggaaTGGTCTGGATAAAAGATCATCATCAGTTAACATGGATGATGATTCTTATATTGTTACTCGGGAAGCTGGAAGCAGTACTCGAAATGCTTTAGACATTGGACCAGAGATCTCTTCGTACCACCAAGCTGATGGAAGTGAAAGAAACAAGATCAGTTATGAGCCTCATGATCTGAGTCTGATGCCAGAGCGAGAAACAGAGAAGTTATCAGCTGGCTATGATCCTGCACTAGATTTTGTTGGTTCCAAAGctttaaagaaaaagaataacaaGGAAGCTGGAGTTACAAAGAGAGATCCAACAACAAGACTGTCTAATGATGCTGCAGATAAGAGGAAGGCTTCAGGGGTAATACGGAAAGGAAGACCCACAAAGATGAGTCCTTTAGATGAAGCAAGAGCACGAGCTGATAAGCTTAGAAATTTCAAAGCTGATCTTCTGATCATCAAAAAGGAAAAG gaagaggaagagaggaaACGCATCGAAGGTCTGAAAATAGCAAGACAGAAGAGGATTGCTGCTAAAAGCAACTCAACTGTAGTAGGCCAGTCACAGTTATCTGCTcaacaaacaagaaaaaatttGTCAAACAGATTTTCTCCTGGCGCTCCTAGAGCCTCTAAGTTTAGCGACACAGAACCAGGATCATTATCATCACCTCTTCAACGCCGTCTTCCTATAAGAAGTGCTTCTTTAGGCTCAAATGAACCTCAGAAAGTTCCGAAGAATAGTAAACTGAGTTCTGGAAGTAAGTCAACAGGTAACAGGCTAACAAGATCAATATCACCGCTACCTCCATCTAAGAGAGAAAACATAGCATCAAGTAACAGGCTAACAAGGTCGACATCACCGTTACCTCTTTATAAGAGAGAAACCAGAATCAGTCTTGATAGTCAGAACGAGTCTGTTTCAAGGACAAGACCCAAAATGGGTAGTGCACCAAGTTCTGCAGTGAGGTCACTGCACATGGCAGGAAGTAGGCTAACAAGGTCGATATCACCATTACCTCTCTCTAAGAGAGAAACCAGAGTTAGTCTTGATAGTCAGAACAAGTCAGTTTCAAGGACAAGACGATTATCAGAACCTAAAACGGGTAATAATAGTGCACCAGGTTCTGCAGTGAGGTCACTGCGCACAATAGCATCCAAAAAAGCATCTGATGCTCCGGAGACAAAGAAAATATCTGCCATTGTTAACTATGATATAGCGAAAATCGCCTCTCTTCCAGAGCTGAAGATAAAAGCACCAAAAGGTCCTAACAATGTTCTAGTGAAAGGAGCAGAGAAAATTAAATCTTCAGCTTTTGAGATTGAACCATTTGGTAACAAGAACAAACCCTTGTCCCAAAATGCTGTTGATGAAACTCCAGTGATTGAGAAGACAGTGGTGATGGTGTTGCCAAGTTCAGCTCGAAGTATAAGTGCAGCTCAGACGGAGGAGTCCAAGTTAGTCCCTGGATACTCCACCATCTATGACTGTTGTCCTTCTGCAGGAGCTGATAAGAAAGCTGTTGAAACAATGCAGGAGAGTGGCAATGATCTGGTCTTA ATTAGACCGGAAACTCTGAGTGACTTGATAACAGAAACACCAAAGTTTCTGACAGTTCAAAATGTTGTTGAGAAACCATATGAAGCTCCCCATGCTCGGGTTTCTTCGTTAGAAGTTCCAGGTAACTCAGTGTGTTCCCAAGCACCTGGACCAAGCTGTCATTCAAATGAAACAGCGCAAGAAACTGTCAAAGCTCTTGCAGCGGAGAAGAAGATGAGTGAGGCCTTGGAGAAATCTCAATCAAAGGAGTCAGCAACAAAAGGGCTTAGAAAACTGTTGAAATTTGGAAAAAAGAGTCGGTCTTCGTCTACAGGTAAATACCATACCAAGTCTAATAGTGCTGCTGCTGTCAGTAGCAACAAGGATCATGAATCAGCTGTAACTGCTGCTACGACAAGTGAAG CTTTTACACTGAAGAATCTCATATCTCAAGATGAAACACCTACAGCAGCAACTGCTTCACAGAAAT CTTCTCGCCATTTTTCATTGCTCTCTCCCttcaagaacaagaagagaGTATCATGA